In Chloroflexota bacterium, a genomic segment contains:
- a CDS encoding DUF2177 family protein, translated as MQYVRYLAAFVVYAVVDVVWNVSPIAVNMYKSLHEASGSKEILDTFGKQMETWGGGEMLALLAFFALIALANSYLAIEPAVKENNLRKAMQNSFVLGCAAYATYIAPIFVTFSDWPGILVPIDILIGGLLSLITSTAVTYVALRRSRA; from the coding sequence ATGCAGTACGTTAGGTACTTAGCGGCCTTTGTGGTGTACGCGGTGGTTGATGTAGTGTGGAACGTCTCGCCCATCGCGGTGAACATGTACAAGAGTCTCCACGAGGCGAGCGGCAGTAAGGAGATCCTCGACACCTTCGGCAAGCAGATGGAGACGTGGGGCGGCGGCGAGATGCTGGCCCTGCTCGCCTTTTTCGCGTTGATCGCCCTCGCAAACAGCTATCTGGCGATTGAGCCGGCGGTGAAGGAGAACAACCTGCGCAAGGCGATGCAGAACAGCTTTGTGCTGGGGTGCGCGGCGTACGCCACCTACATTGCGCCGATCTTTGTGACGTTTTCCGACTGGCCGGGGATCCTGGTGCCCATCGACATCCTCATTGGCGGGCTGCTGAGCCTGATAACATCGACGGCCGTGACGTACGTGGCGCTTCGGCGGAGCCGGGCCTAG
- a CDS encoding VOC family protein: protein MPLDPEIVSTAPAQGVSSPHRRIEEDAMITGIDHVHVTTFDMDKSIDFYTNVLGFHFLRRVEFGPEDNRRELAYVGMGDILLELLPPPPGVDKVVGTAQRPLALTVTDVDAVIADLEAKGVEVTTQPRPGFSFYGVTAVVTDPSGLAIELREWRGGDGPHYADWQPEVEGAVRTG, encoded by the coding sequence ATGCCCCTTGACCCGGAGATTGTCTCCACCGCCCCCGCCCAGGGTGTATCATCCCCCCATCGCCGCATTGAGGAGGACGCCATGATCACCGGCATCGACCATGTCCACGTCACGACGTTCGACATGGACAAGAGCATTGACTTCTACACCAACGTGCTGGGCTTCCACTTCCTGCGCCGGGTGGAGTTCGGGCCGGAGGACAACCGGCGGGAGCTTGCGTACGTGGGGATGGGCGACATCCTGCTGGAGCTGCTGCCCCCGCCGCCGGGCGTCGACAAGGTCGTGGGGACGGCGCAGCGGCCGCTGGCGCTGACGGTGACGGACGTCGACGCCGTCATCGCCGACCTGGAGGCGAAGGGCGTCGAGGTGACGACGCAGCCGCGGCCGGGCTTCTCCTTCTACGGCGTCACGGCCGTCGTCACGGACCCCAGCGGCCTGGCGATCGAGCTTCGCGAGTGGCGCGGCGGCGACGGCCCGCACTACGCCGACTGGCAGCCGGAGGTCGAGGGCGCGGTGCGGACGGGGTAA
- a CDS encoding SDR family oxidoreductase, whose product MSIADFSLEGKKAIVIAGSRGIGRGIALALAEGGADVAVTGITDKYAEGVAQRIREMGRHSVALVVDATHGEDMDFLASQAIYDMGHIDIVVNAAGDSIRKPVSALPGVEGEGMTSAEWHSILNINLTEAFEGCRVFGPHLLERGEGTVINVSSFAARRAAANMSAYAAGKAALTRFTESVALEWAPYGVRVNTIAPGQFPDTDFMTEEELAERDQRSAARIPLGRVGRLREVGLMAVYLASPAASYVTGQTFYIDGGMVLS is encoded by the coding sequence ATGAGCATTGCGGACTTCAGCCTGGAGGGCAAGAAGGCTATCGTCATCGCCGGCAGCCGCGGCATCGGCCGGGGCATCGCGCTGGCGCTGGCCGAGGGCGGCGCCGACGTCGCCGTCACCGGCATCACCGACAAGTACGCCGAGGGCGTGGCGCAGCGCATCCGCGAGATGGGCCGTCACTCCGTCGCGCTGGTCGTCGACGCCACCCACGGCGAGGACATGGACTTCCTCGCCAGCCAGGCCATCTACGACATGGGCCACATCGACATCGTCGTGAACGCCGCCGGCGACTCCATCCGCAAGCCGGTCTCGGCGCTCCCCGGCGTCGAGGGCGAGGGCATGACCTCCGCCGAGTGGCACAGCATCCTGAACATCAACCTTACGGAAGCCTTTGAGGGGTGCCGTGTCTTCGGCCCGCACCTGCTGGAGCGAGGCGAGGGCACGGTCATCAACGTCTCCTCGTTCGCCGCGCGGCGCGCCGCCGCCAACATGTCGGCATACGCGGCGGGCAAGGCGGCCTTGACCAGGTTCACGGAGTCCGTCGCGCTGGAGTGGGCGCCCTACGGCGTGCGGGTGAACACCATCGCGCCCGGACAGTTCCCGGACACCGACTTCATGACCGAGGAGGAGCTGGCGGAGCGCGACCAGCGCTCGGCGGCCCGCATCCCCCTCGGCCGCGTCGGCCGCCTCCGTGAGGTGGGGCTGATGGCCGTCTACCTCGCCTCCCCCGCCGCGTCGTACGTCACCGGCCAGACCTTCTACATAGACGGCGGCATGGTGCTGAGCTAG
- a CDS encoding 4-hydroxyphenylacetate 3-hydroxylase — MSIDISTAKGAKTGQGYIESLRDGREVWLDGVRVDDVTTHPAFSGMVQEMARIYDLQYTDELRDLMTYESPETGNRISYSYSLPRTYEELMARKRNSEIWMQESFGQLGRTPDFCSSVVCGWYDMRHILDQVTPKLAGNAERFWRFAAEHDVAMTHAIGDPQVDRTSTVAGENQAPGNAWAGVGGYAMENPEDDEATALHVVKETREGIVLRGAKQLATLAPLANECLVYLSATFSNRANNEFVQWFSVPMNAPGLVTVCREPFSVFPGSWGHPFGGRFDEQDAMMFFDNVLVPWDHVVMLYDAPTAVRYLGRINTLAGYSSNIRLYERIRTFVAVVTMLAKANEIDEIRGVRDMLGELVAYAEMIRLAIRGMDADAQVSDGGLMLPGDGFSLGIFAAQISKRVLDVLQIIGGMELVSQPSEKDLANEEIRPYLDKLLPSNGLDTPERVRLFRLAYDVCMSAFATRQEIYEYWHRGDVTRNRSNLYGRYNRGQVVDRINELLSRPM, encoded by the coding sequence GTGTCCATAGACATCAGCACGGCAAAGGGCGCCAAGACGGGCCAGGGCTACATCGAGAGCCTGCGCGACGGCCGCGAGGTGTGGCTCGACGGGGTGCGCGTCGACGACGTGACCACGCACCCGGCCTTCTCCGGCATGGTGCAGGAGATGGCGCGCATCTACGACCTGCAGTACACGGACGAGCTCCGCGACCTGATGACCTACGAATCGCCGGAGACGGGCAACCGCATCAGCTACTCCTACAGCCTGCCGCGAACGTACGAGGAGCTGATGGCCCGCAAGCGCAACAGCGAGATCTGGATGCAGGAGAGCTTTGGGCAGCTCGGCCGGACGCCGGACTTCTGCTCCTCCGTGGTGTGCGGCTGGTACGACATGCGCCACATCCTCGACCAGGTCACGCCGAAGCTGGCCGGCAACGCCGAGCGCTTCTGGCGCTTTGCCGCCGAGCACGACGTCGCCATGACGCACGCCATCGGCGACCCGCAGGTCGACCGGACGAGCACTGTCGCGGGGGAGAACCAGGCGCCGGGGAACGCGTGGGCCGGCGTGGGCGGCTACGCGATGGAGAACCCGGAGGACGACGAGGCCACGGCGCTCCACGTCGTCAAGGAGACGCGGGAGGGCATCGTGCTGCGGGGCGCGAAGCAGCTGGCGACGCTGGCGCCCCTCGCCAACGAGTGCCTCGTCTACCTCTCGGCCACCTTCTCCAACCGCGCCAACAACGAGTTCGTCCAGTGGTTCTCGGTGCCCATGAACGCGCCGGGCCTCGTCACCGTCTGCCGGGAGCCCTTCTCTGTCTTCCCGGGAAGCTGGGGCCACCCCTTCGGCGGTCGCTTCGACGAGCAGGACGCCATGATGTTCTTCGACAACGTGCTGGTGCCGTGGGACCACGTCGTCATGCTCTACGACGCGCCGACCGCCGTCCGCTACCTGGGGCGCATCAACACACTGGCAGGGTACAGCAGCAACATCCGCCTCTACGAGCGCATCCGCACCTTCGTCGCGGTGGTGACGATGCTGGCCAAGGCCAACGAGATCGACGAGATTCGCGGCGTGCGGGACATGCTCGGCGAGCTGGTCGCCTACGCCGAGATGATCCGGCTCGCCATCCGCGGCATGGACGCCGACGCGCAGGTGAGCGACGGCGGCCTCATGCTGCCCGGCGACGGCTTCTCCCTCGGCATCTTCGCGGCGCAGATCTCGAAGCGGGTGTTGGACGTGCTGCAGATCATCGGCGGCATGGAGCTGGTCTCACAGCCGAGCGAAAAGGACCTCGCCAACGAGGAGATCCGACCGTACCTCGACAAGCTGCTGCCGAGCAACGGCCTCGACACGCCCGAGCGCGTCCGCCTCTTCCGCCTCGCCTATGACGTGTGCATGTCAGCCTTCGCGACGCGCCAGGAGATCTACGAGTACTGGCACCGGGGCGACGTGACGCGCAACCGCAGCAACCTCTACGGCCGCTACAACCGCGGCCAGGTGGTCGACCGCATCAACGAACTGCTGTCGCGGCCGATGTAG
- a CDS encoding GTP-binding protein, with protein MNIQRKVPVTILTGFLGSGKTTLLNRILTEEHGKRIAVIENEYGEVGIDQALVINADEEVFEMSNGCICCTVRGDLIRVLNNLNKRRDKFDYVLVETTGLADPGPVAQTFFMDEELRAEYSLDGIVTLVDAAHIEQQLGRSDESTEQIAFADVLVLNKTDLVNGEALDGLEARLRGMNRMARVVRTQQADVPVETVLDLAAFNLDQVLERRPTFLEPEYPFEWTGVYSLDAGRYEFSLTDGPDPSMSLIVVPDQGADDAALRVRAEWCVRQYAEPVEIIHPGGEIPVGRHVNLQLDSPGRKSFFLDFDAHVQVGLYTQHLSEEFDFQLRNADGAVVPAEVERTWVAQHEHDDTVGSIAIEKDGDVDPEKLNSWLIHLLQERGVDIFRMKGFLSFAGESRRHVFQGVHMLFGSQPEREWGDAPRRNQLVFIGRNLDGQAIREAFDACLV; from the coding sequence ATGAACATTCAGCGCAAAGTGCCTGTTACCATCCTCACCGGCTTCCTCGGCTCTGGCAAGACCACCCTTCTCAACCGGATCTTGACTGAGGAGCACGGCAAGCGCATTGCCGTGATCGAGAACGAGTATGGGGAGGTCGGCATCGATCAGGCCCTCGTCATCAACGCTGACGAGGAGGTCTTCGAGATGTCAAACGGTTGTATTTGTTGCACGGTGCGCGGAGACCTGATCCGTGTGCTCAACAATCTCAATAAGCGCCGGGACAAGTTCGACTATGTGCTGGTGGAAACCACGGGCCTCGCCGACCCCGGTCCGGTCGCCCAGACGTTCTTCATGGACGAAGAGCTTCGCGCTGAATACTCGCTTGACGGGATCGTCACGCTGGTCGACGCAGCCCACATTGAGCAGCAGCTGGGCAGAAGCGACGAGAGCACGGAGCAGATCGCGTTCGCAGACGTTTTGGTCCTCAACAAGACCGACCTCGTCAACGGCGAGGCCCTTGACGGCCTGGAGGCTCGGCTCCGGGGCATGAACCGGATGGCGCGAGTCGTGCGCACCCAGCAAGCGGACGTACCAGTAGAAACTGTACTCGACCTCGCCGCCTTCAACTTGGACCAGGTGCTCGAGCGTCGTCCCACCTTCCTCGAGCCGGAGTATCCCTTCGAATGGACAGGAGTCTATTCCCTCGATGCCGGCCGGTACGAATTCAGCCTCACCGACGGACCTGATCCGTCGATGTCGCTGATCGTCGTGCCCGACCAGGGCGCCGATGACGCTGCCCTGCGTGTTCGCGCGGAGTGGTGTGTCCGGCAGTACGCTGAACCTGTGGAAATCATCCACCCGGGGGGAGAGATTCCTGTCGGAAGGCATGTGAACCTCCAGCTCGATTCCCCAGGACGCAAGTCGTTCTTCCTGGATTTCGATGCCCATGTGCAGGTCGGCCTCTACACCCAGCATCTCTCGGAGGAGTTCGATTTCCAACTGAGGAACGCGGATGGAGCAGTGGTCCCCGCCGAAGTCGAGCGAACCTGGGTCGCACAGCACGAGCACGACGACACGGTGGGTTCGATCGCTATCGAGAAGGACGGCGACGTAGACCCCGAAAAGCTCAACTCCTGGCTTATCCACCTGCTCCAGGAGCGTGGGGTGGACATCTTCCGAATGAAGGGCTTTCTCAGCTTCGCGGGGGAGTCGCGTCGCCACGTTTTCCAGGGGGTCCACATGCTCTTTGGCAGCCAGCCGGAGCGCGAATGGGGAGATGCGCCCCGCCGCAATCAGCTCGTCTTCATTGGCCGCAACCTCGATGGCCAGGCTATCCGGGAGGCATTCGACGCATGTCTAGTATAG
- a CDS encoding NHL repeat-containing protein, translating to MGLAAVLLCSFLATVVLSALIVGGDLGFIVRAQELHPAIHSVAPEHPGCINLNAEDTSERTLVITGENLAPTSNGRLQFRRIYAREFTVLIDDEVNWESSERITLDTGLIQEQLQEFPLMFFWVRIADAEGNGLSNWSARVNVARGVNACTVEQPAPIPTPSPGSFPPTAPVRGIAGDLWADVIIGERDFSQIGENRVVPFKVFNPGGVVVDRTTESETAYVWDSGNSRILGIDLAKCYEGIGPCTADIVIGQPFGYDYSACNGDSSVQNFPYRAVATAETLCGIRDIALSPGETHTFVTMAVDKDGSLYVPDSVNNRILKYNSPMAEDAVADQVWGQRDFSGMACNQGAREIPSAFTLCFHSPSNQGYTNWYGNGVEIDAQGNMWVADGGNNRVLRFPAEPGSGEIAGTADLVLGQPNFRSAARRDSMDGLHGPSAVRFGENGWLYVADTINDRVLIFKPPFVSGMRAAMEFGSNFHNPTSLEIDPLGRGVWVVDAGNRMIELWDHEGASVRHVLGKDSYRPVHECGERLFQLPENPSMCWLAGSVGIDGTGHVLVPVYLNYAEVIRFPPPEFSPGEEWVGAADRRLFYPPIKPNLKDKGGIHSARGIAVWQDQLVVSDIGRLLFWNGLEDLFNGRPADGAVGEESHDEEWKDCCGRIKVDTAGRLWVLGFEGRRFLEVYQLPLTEFSVPLHTTWRERASFPVLGTQQRVTLGHRIFGIAPEGNGEFLWLSDTDNHRVVRIRDPLINPVVDVILGQWDATGALCNQGRFPPDHRPAIDSDNHLDVLCSPGALSFDRKGNLYVSDHGLEVEGNKRLLIFPPFPGHAANSQAIFDPHAKSVHTYSAPISSRLSIGSIWDREIIGTSSWFVFKAATWEPAFDSTNRMVVGYNAYLAPRFAGVYDDPLKPKSLPNAYLYDFGSMYYSAAFDGNDNLYMGDINRSRVLVYRNPFNNPPPPSTPTMARDDAPLPEYPVTIESVSPGPPYCMSRNAQGSYETTLDLKVEGLTDWSNFTLVFRKVASAHREFLDVRVSDHGGHIEINQPWFWQKIWPHIDRVTLMVRILQGGHNGQPISNWSPAFLLANDAAACGIALPTPTPTPTPTPTNTPTPTPSPTPTNTPTPTPLPTPTETPTPTPSPTNTPTPLPTPVPTPTFTPVPAPPPTATVAPVPTSPGDVPLAPSWTASSWVWVAPAAVALLVLAFVGLIVLNRKRRNAQ from the coding sequence TTGGGACTTGCGGCAGTTCTTCTGTGCTCGTTTCTTGCCACCGTCGTTCTGTCGGCGCTCATTGTGGGGGGCGATTTGGGGTTCATTGTGCGTGCGCAGGAGCTGCATCCCGCAATCCACTCGGTGGCCCCTGAGCATCCCGGTTGCATCAACCTCAACGCTGAGGACACCAGCGAAAGGACATTGGTCATTACGGGGGAGAACCTTGCCCCCACTTCCAATGGCCGACTGCAGTTCCGACGGATATACGCCCGGGAATTCACGGTCCTCATCGACGACGAAGTCAACTGGGAGAGCTCAGAACGAATTACCCTGGACACAGGACTGATTCAGGAGCAACTCCAAGAGTTTCCATTGATGTTCTTCTGGGTACGCATAGCGGATGCGGAAGGGAACGGGCTGTCCAATTGGTCCGCGCGCGTCAACGTGGCAAGGGGAGTCAACGCGTGCACGGTGGAACAGCCAGCACCCATTCCAACCCCCTCACCGGGCTCGTTTCCGCCAACGGCGCCGGTCCGAGGTATCGCCGGTGATCTGTGGGCGGACGTGATTATTGGGGAGCGTGACTTTTCGCAGATTGGTGAGAACAGAGTGGTCCCGTTCAAGGTCTTCAACCCAGGTGGCGTTGTCGTAGACCGCACCACTGAATCTGAAACCGCGTATGTCTGGGACTCTGGGAACAGTCGCATCCTGGGGATTGACCTGGCGAAGTGTTACGAAGGCATTGGCCCTTGCACCGCCGACATCGTGATAGGACAGCCGTTTGGATATGACTACTCGGCCTGCAACGGTGATAGCAGTGTCCAGAATTTCCCTTACCGAGCAGTGGCAACAGCAGAAACGCTTTGCGGGATTCGCGACATTGCACTCAGCCCCGGCGAAACGCATACGTTTGTCACCATGGCTGTCGACAAGGACGGAAGCCTTTATGTGCCTGACTCGGTCAACAACAGGATATTGAAATACAACAGTCCGATGGCAGAGGACGCAGTCGCGGACCAGGTCTGGGGGCAGAGGGACTTCTCAGGCATGGCGTGTAATCAAGGAGCAAGGGAAATTCCCTCTGCCTTTACCTTGTGCTTTCACTCCCCCTCAAATCAGGGCTATACCAACTGGTACGGCAACGGGGTGGAAATCGATGCGCAGGGCAACATGTGGGTGGCAGATGGCGGCAATAATCGCGTTCTCCGGTTTCCGGCAGAGCCTGGGAGCGGAGAGATAGCCGGAACCGCTGACCTGGTCCTGGGTCAACCCAATTTCCGAAGCGCAGCGCGTCGAGATTCGATGGATGGATTGCATGGGCCGTCTGCTGTCAGGTTCGGCGAAAACGGATGGTTGTATGTGGCCGACACGATCAACGACAGGGTCTTGATTTTCAAGCCGCCGTTTGTCTCCGGCATGCGGGCGGCCATGGAGTTTGGCTCGAATTTCCACAACCCTACCTCGCTGGAGATCGATCCCCTGGGCAGGGGGGTTTGGGTAGTTGACGCGGGCAACCGCATGATTGAGCTATGGGACCATGAAGGCGCCTCCGTGCGTCACGTCTTGGGGAAGGACTCATACAGGCCGGTCCACGAGTGCGGCGAGCGCCTATTTCAGTTACCTGAGAACCCAAGCATGTGCTGGTTGGCAGGCAGTGTGGGAATCGACGGAACCGGTCACGTCCTTGTTCCTGTTTATCTCAATTATGCGGAGGTCATTCGGTTCCCTCCTCCTGAATTCAGCCCTGGAGAGGAATGGGTTGGTGCAGCTGATAGGCGTCTCTTCTACCCGCCAATCAAGCCCAATCTCAAGGATAAAGGCGGCATACACTCCGCCAGAGGGATTGCAGTGTGGCAGGACCAGCTTGTGGTGTCCGACATTGGCAGGCTCTTGTTCTGGAATGGGCTGGAAGACCTGTTCAATGGGCGACCGGCCGACGGTGCGGTTGGCGAGGAGTCTCACGATGAGGAGTGGAAAGACTGTTGCGGCAGAATCAAGGTTGACACAGCCGGAAGACTGTGGGTGCTGGGATTTGAAGGAAGAAGATTCCTTGAGGTCTACCAGCTGCCGTTAACGGAATTCTCCGTACCTTTGCACACAACATGGAGGGAGAGAGCTTCCTTCCCAGTGTTAGGTACGCAGCAAAGGGTCACTCTTGGGCACCGCATTTTCGGGATCGCCCCGGAGGGGAATGGCGAATTCCTCTGGTTGAGCGATACGGACAATCATCGTGTCGTTCGAATTCGCGATCCCTTGATCAACCCTGTGGTGGACGTGATTCTGGGTCAGTGGGATGCCACTGGCGCCCTGTGTAACCAGGGACGATTTCCTCCGGACCATAGGCCTGCGATTGACAGTGACAACCATCTGGACGTCCTGTGCTCCCCGGGAGCTTTGTCCTTCGACAGGAAGGGGAACCTCTACGTCTCCGATCACGGGCTGGAAGTTGAAGGTAACAAACGGCTCCTGATATTCCCGCCATTTCCAGGTCACGCAGCGAACTCACAGGCCATATTTGACCCACATGCGAAGAGTGTCCACACCTACTCAGCTCCGATATCCAGTCGACTCTCGATAGGCTCAATTTGGGACAGAGAAATCATTGGCACGTCCTCATGGTTTGTCTTCAAAGCGGCCACTTGGGAACCGGCATTCGACAGTACGAACAGAATGGTGGTCGGATACAACGCCTACTTGGCCCCCCGATTTGCGGGCGTCTACGACGACCCACTAAAGCCCAAGTCCCTCCCAAATGCGTATCTGTATGATTTCGGCTCAATGTACTACTCTGCTGCCTTTGACGGCAATGACAACCTGTATATGGGTGACATAAACCGGAGCCGGGTGCTCGTTTACCGCAATCCGTTCAACAATCCGCCGCCGCCATCAACGCCGACGATGGCGCGAGACGACGCACCTCTACCGGAGTACCCAGTCACCATCGAGTCCGTCAGTCCCGGGCCGCCATACTGCATGTCCCGCAATGCCCAGGGCAGCTACGAGACCACTTTGGACCTCAAGGTGGAGGGTCTGACCGACTGGAGCAACTTCACCTTGGTGTTTCGCAAGGTTGCGTCTGCACATCGCGAGTTCCTGGATGTACGCGTAAGCGACCACGGAGGACATATTGAAATCAATCAACCCTGGTTCTGGCAGAAGATTTGGCCGCACATTGACAGGGTCACCCTAATGGTCAGGATTCTTCAGGGTGGGCACAATGGCCAGCCAATTTCCAACTGGTCTCCGGCATTCCTCTTGGCCAACGATGCTGCCGCATGTGGCATTGCGCTGCCGACGCCTACTCCGACGCCAACGCCGACCCCCACCAACACACCAACGCCGACACCGTCGCCAACCCCTACCAATACGCCTACCCCAACGCCGTTGCCCACCCCTACCGAGACGCCCACCCCAACGCCGTCGCCTACCAACACGCCTACTCCATTGCCAACGCCCGTGCCCACACCAACGTTCACCCCTGTTCCGGCGCCGCCGCCGACGGCGACTGTTGCCCCCGTCCCGACTTCACCAGGTGACGTGCCATTGGCTCCGTCATGGACTGCTTCCTCATGGGTCTGGGTTGCCCCGGCCGCCGTCGCGTTGCTGGTCCTGGCGTTTGTTGGACTGATTGTTCTGAACAGGAAACGCAGGAATGCGCAATAA
- a CDS encoding PQQ-binding-like beta-propeller repeat protein, protein MSSIDVGSPLGVLGRGWSAMVGDYAMAGGWSRGGEALVVGDAEGGVYAFDGESGETAWERRGVHDGGVLSVAVHPDGSVFATAGQDGRVLIWDAAEGQVTRAIEVGSGWVENVAWSKDGQRLAASSSRRVHAYDKDGEEVWQSDSHPSTVSAIAWSRRGELATACYSRVTFLGAATGKARQTLEWQGSLVSMVLSPDGDIVACGSQDNSVHFWRRSTGQDSEMWGYPAKPSALAFDDSGTVLATGGGEAVTVWSFRKKGPEGTRPGVLEFHEQPVSTLAFAPGAMRLASGGRDGAVVVWMLKVNGRGRPVGAEDLGAPVAQLYWRPDGRALAALDARGGVTVWSIEQAEGRIRLSRQARGEVGTGARRSP, encoded by the coding sequence ATGTCTAGTATAGATGTCGGCAGTCCGCTGGGCGTTCTTGGCCGGGGCTGGTCTGCGATGGTCGGCGACTACGCTATGGCCGGGGGGTGGAGCCGGGGCGGTGAAGCGCTGGTGGTCGGCGATGCCGAGGGTGGCGTTTACGCCTTTGACGGCGAGTCCGGCGAGACCGCCTGGGAGCGGCGCGGGGTCCATGACGGCGGTGTGCTCTCGGTGGCAGTCCACCCAGACGGAAGCGTGTTCGCTACGGCCGGCCAGGACGGACGAGTCTTGATCTGGGATGCCGCCGAGGGTCAGGTAACCCGGGCTATCGAGGTCGGAAGCGGTTGGGTGGAAAACGTGGCATGGTCGAAGGACGGCCAGAGATTGGCGGCCTCCAGTTCCCGCCGGGTCCACGCGTATGACAAGGACGGAGAGGAGGTCTGGCAGTCCGATAGTCATCCCAGCACCGTCAGCGCCATCGCTTGGTCACGTCGAGGGGAACTGGCAACGGCCTGTTACAGTCGAGTGACCTTCTTGGGCGCGGCCACCGGCAAGGCTCGCCAGACGCTGGAGTGGCAGGGATCCCTGGTGTCGATGGTCCTGAGCCCGGACGGGGACATCGTGGCCTGCGGCAGCCAGGACAACTCGGTGCACTTCTGGCGCCGCTCCACGGGGCAGGACTCCGAGATGTGGGGATATCCTGCGAAGCCGTCGGCCCTGGCCTTTGATGATTCCGGCACCGTTTTGGCCACCGGAGGCGGTGAGGCCGTGACGGTCTGGAGCTTCCGGAAAAAGGGCCCCGAAGGCACGCGGCCCGGCGTCCTGGAGTTTCATGAGCAACCCGTCTCGACGCTCGCCTTCGCTCCCGGCGCGATGCGACTGGCATCGGGGGGGCGCGATGGCGCAGTGGTTGTGTGGATGCTGAAGGTAAATGGAAGGGGCAGACCGGTAGGGGCGGAGGACCTTGGGGCCCCGGTCGCCCAATTATACTGGCGGCCCGACGGGCGCGCGCTTGCCGCCCTGGACGCCCGGGGTGGCGTGACGGTCTGGTCAATAGAGCAAGCCGAGGGCAGAATTAGACTTTCACGCCAAGCGCGGGGAGAGGTCGGGACGGGCGCGCGCCGTTCACCTTGA